In Corynebacterium crudilactis, the genomic window GTGTTGGCATCGTGTCCCACGCCGAGGAGAAGTACCTGCCCATCGAGTTCATGGACACGGGCGACCGGGCTTGCAGGCGAGTGAGGTGGCAGGGGCAATGGATCAGAGATGATCTGCTCTGCCTGTGGCCCCGCTGCCGCAAAGGCAAATGGATGGGCGCTGCGCTTTACATTTGGCAGGCGCCAGAATGTGTCAGAGACAACTCCAAGGTCCGGTGTAACGGGCGACGTGGCAGGATCGAACGGCTCGTCGTCCAGACCTGACCACGAGGGCATGACGAGCGTCCCTCCCGGACCCAGCGCAGCACGCAGGGCCTCGATCAGTCCAAGTGGCCCATCTTCGAGGGGCCGGACGCTACGGAAGGAGCTGTGGACCAGCAGCACACCGCCGGGGGTAACCCCAAGGTTGAGAAGCTGACCGATGAGCTCGGCTTTTCGCCATTCGTATTGCACGACATTGCACTCCACCGCTGATGACATCAGTCGATCATAGCACGATCAACGGCACTGTTGCAAATAGTCGGTGGTGATAAACTTATCATCCCCTTTTGCTGATGGAGCTGCACATGAACCCATTCAAAGGCCGGCATTTTCAGCGTGACATCATTCTGTGGGCCGTACGCTGGTACTGCAAATACGGCATCAGTTACCGTGAGCTGCAGGAGATGCTGGCTGAACGCGGAGTGAATGTCGATCACTCCACGATTTACCGCTGGGTTCAGCGTTATGCGCCTGAAATGGAAAAACGGCTGCGCTGGTACTGGCGTAACCCTTCCGATCTTTGCCCGTGGCACATGGATGAAACCTACGTGAAGGTCAATGGCCGCTGGGCGTATCTGTACCGGGCCGTCGACAGCCGGGGCCGCACTGTCGATTTTTATCTCTCCTCCCGTCGTAACAGCAAAGCTGCATACCGGTTTCTGGGTAAAATCCTCAACAACGTGAAGAAGTGGCAGATCCCGCGATTCATCAACACGGATAAAGCGCCCGCCTATGGTCGCGCGCTTGCTCTGCTCAAACGCGAAGGCCGGTGCCCGTCTGACGTTGAACACCGACAGATTAAGTACCGGAACAACGTGATTGAATGCGATCATGGCAAACTGAAACGGATAATCGGCGCCACGCTGGGATTTAAATCCATGAAGACGGCTTACGCCACCATCAAAGGTATTGAGGTGATGCGTGCACTACGCAAAGGCCAGGCCTCAGCATTTTATTATGGTGATCCCCTGGGCGAAATGCGCCTGGTAAGCAGAGTTTTTGAAATGTAAGGCCTTTGAATAAGACAAAAGGCTGCCTCATCGCTAACTTTGCAACAGTGCCATTTTAAGCGTTATGCTAAGCCCAGGAAGCCGCAGGATCTTTTGAACCACAACTGCATTAACGTCCGCTATTCTGATACGAGTGGATTGTACGCCTGGGAATTCGAGAAAGATGCTCAGAAATTCAGTCTGAAAGTCAAAGGGCAATATATTGCGAACAGCACGATTCATCAGCTCGATGCAGCATTAGACGGGCTGGGGATTGCCTATATTCCCGAGTATGTTGCAGATGGATATATCAAAAGCGGCAAGCTGATTGCTGTTCTGACCGAGTGGTGTCCATATTTTGACGGCTACCATATTTATTATCCTCACCGCCGACAGGATTCTCCTGCGTTTATGGCTTTTCTGCAAGTTTTGCGTGACAGGTACAATAATGGAATAAGATAAATTTATGAGTAAAGGATTATGTCCACGATAAGCACCTGGGTCGATTCCTGGGAGGCGGCCATGAGGGTAGGGAAGCGCCGTCCCGTCAAGTCAGCGTAATGCTCTGCCAGTGTTACAACCAATTAACCAATTCTGATTAGAAAAACTCATCGAGCATCAAATGAAACTGCAATTTATTCATATCAGGATTATCAATACCATATTTTTGAAAAAGCCGTTTCTGTAATGAAGGAGAAAACTCACCGAGGCAGTTCCATAGGATGGCAAGATCCTGGTATCGGTCTGCGATTCCGACTCGTCCAACATCAATACAACCTATTAATTTCCCCTCGTCAAAAATAAGGTTATCAAGTGAGAAATCACCATGAGTGACGACTGAATCCGGTGAGAATGGCAAAAGCTTATGCATTTCTTTCCAGACTTGTTCAACAGGCCAGCCATTACGCTCGTCATCAAAATCACTCGCATCAACCAAACCGTTATTCATTCGTGATTGCGCCTGAGCGAGACGAAATGCGCGATCGCTGTTAAAAGGACAATTACAAACAGGAATCGAATGCAACCGGCGCAGGAACGCTGCCAGCGCATCAACAATATTTTCACCTGAATCAGGATATTCTTCTAATACCTGGAATGCTGTTTTCCCGGGGATCGCAGTGGTGAGTAACCATGCATCATCAGGAGTACGGATAAAATGCTTGATGGTCGGAAGAGGCATAAATGCCGTCAGCCAGTTTAGTCTGACCATCTCATCTGTAACATCATTGGCAACGCTACCTTTGCCATGTTTCAGAAACAACTCTGGCGCATCGGGCTTCCCATACAATCGATAGATTGTCGCACCTGATTGCCCGACATTATCGCGAGCCCATCTATACCCATATAAATCAGCATCCAGGTTGGAATTTAATCGCGGCCTCGAGCAAGACGTTTCCCGTTGAATATGGCTCATAACACCCCTTGTATTACTGTTTATGTAAGCAGACAGTTTTATTGTTCATGATGATATATTTTTATCGGCACTGTTGCAAATAGTCGGTGGTGATAAACTTATCATCCCCTTTTGCTGATGGAGCTGCACATGAACCCATTCAAAGGCCGGCATTTTCAGCGTGACATCATTCTGTGGGCCGTACGCTGGTACTGCAAATACGGCATCAGTTACCGTGAGCTGCAGGAGATGCTGGCTGAACGCGGAGTGAATGTCGATCACTCCACGATTTACCGCTGGGTTCAGCGTTATGCGCCTGAAATGGAAAAACGGCTGCGCTGGTACTGGCGTAACCCTTCCGATCTTTGCCCGTGGCACATGGATGAAACCTACGTGAAGGTCAATGGCCGCTGGGCGTATCTGTACCGGGCCGTCGACAGCCGGGGCCGCACTGTCGATTTTTATCTCTCCTCCCGTCGTAACAGCAAAGCTGCATACCGGTTTCTGGGTAAAATCCTCAACAACGTGAAGAAGTGGCAGATCCCGCGATTCATCAACACGGATAAAGCGCCCGCCTATGGTCGCGCGCTTGCTCTGCTCAAACGCGAAGGCCGGTGCCCGTCTGACGTTGAACACCGACAGATTAAGTACCGGAACAACGTGATTGAATGCGATCATGGCAAACTGAAACGGATAATCGGCGCCACGCTGGGATTTAAATCCATGAAGACGGCTTACGCCACCATCAAAGGTATTGAGGTGATGCGTGCACTACGCAAAGGCCAGGCCTCAGCATTTTATTATGGTGATCCCCTGGGCGAAATGCGCCTGGTAAGCAGAGTTTTTGAAATGTAAGGCCTTTGAATAAGACAAAAGGCTGCCTCATCGCTAACTTTGCAACAGTGCCCCTGGCGATGGCACTGGGTTACAAGGCGACGCAAGCCGGCATCAAGACGCGCTTCACGACTGCGGCCGACCTGATGCTGGCGTTGACGACGGCGCATACCCAGAACAATCTGAAGGCGGTGATGCACCGCGCGATCAAGGCATATCGGCTCTTGATCATCGACGAGATAGGTTACTTGCCGATGAACCGGGAACAGGCAAACCTGTTCTTCCAGGTGATCGCAGCCTTGTATGAACGCAGCAGCCTGATCGTGACCAGCAACCTGCCGTTCGGGCAATGGGACACGACCTTCGCGCAGGATACGACGCTGACCGCGGCCCTGCTCGACCGGCTGCTGCACCATGCGCACATCGTGCCGATTGCCGGGGAAAGCTATCGGCTGAAGCACCAGCGACAGGCCGGGATGATGAGGGGGAGCGATGTTGCAGAAATTGGCTGAACACGGACGGTGTTCAGCGACGGCGGTGTATCAGTTTTAAATCGCTGGCACGAAAAAATCTGTATCAGTTTTCAATCGCCGTTGACAAACGGGACAATATCTATGATGATCTTGCTTCCGGCGGTCGTGATGATCGCCCTGGCTTGACTGCCTGCCTCAAGTCATTGCGTGACGGCGATGTGCTGGTGGTCTGGAAGCTCGATCGCCTCGGACGATCGCTTGCCCATCTGGTCAACACGGTGAAGGAGCTGTCAGACCGCAAGATCGGCCTGCGGGTTCTGACTGGAAAGGGCGCTCAGATCGACACCACGACTGCGTCCGGTCGCATGGTGTTCGGAATCTTCGCCACCTTGGCCGAGTTCGAGCGGGATCTGATCCGAGAGCGCACCATGGCGGGTCTCGCCTCCGCGAGAGCGCGCGGTCGCAAGGGCGGACGAAAATTCGCGCTCACCAAAGCTCAGGTGCGTCTCGCGCAAGCCGCCATGGCCCAGCGCGATACTTCAGTTTCCGATCTCTGCAAGGAACTCGGCATCGAGCGCGTCACTCTCTACCGATATGTCGGTCCCAAAGGCGAGCTCAGAGACCATGGAAAGCATGTTCTCGGACTTACGTAGCAACTCGTTTCTTTTCGCAGGTTGAGCCACCTCCGCGCTTCATCAGAAAACTGAAGGAACCTCCA contains:
- a CDS encoding recombinase family protein, which gives rise to MARKNLYQFSIAVDKRDNIYDDLASGGRDDRPGLTACLKSLRDGDVLVVWKLDRLGRSLAHLVNTVKELSDRKIGLRVLTGKGAQIDTTTASGRMVFGIFATLAEFERDLIRERTMAGLASARARGRKGGRKFALTKAQVRLAQAAMAQRDTSVSDLCKELGIERVTLYRYVGPKGELRDHGKHVLGLT
- the aac(3)-IVa gene encoding aminoglycoside N-acetyltransferase AAC(3)-IVa, which codes for MQYEWRKAELIGQLLNLGVTPGGVLLVHSSFRSVRPLEDGPLGLIEALRAALGPGGTLVMPSWSGLDDEPFDPATSPVTPDLGVVSDTFWRLPNVKRSAHPFAFAAAGPQAEQIISDPLPLPPHSPASPVARVHELDGQVLLLGVGHDANTTLHLAELMAKVPYGVPRHCTILQDGKLVRVDYLENDHCCERFALADRWLKEKSLQKEGPVGHAFARLIRSRDIVATALGQLGRDPLIFLHPPEAGCEECDAARQSIG
- a CDS encoding IS6-like element IS26 family transposase, with amino-acid sequence MNPFKGRHFQRDIILWAVRWYCKYGISYRELQEMLAERGVNVDHSTIYRWVQRYAPEMEKRLRWYWRNPSDLCPWHMDETYVKVNGRWAYLYRAVDSRGRTVDFYLSSRRNSKAAYRFLGKILNNVKKWQIPRFINTDKAPAYGRALALLKREGRCPSDVEHRQIKYRNNVIECDHGKLKRIIGATLGFKSMKTAYATIKGIEVMRALRKGQASAFYYGDPLGEMRLVSRVFEM
- a CDS encoding LysR substrate-binding domain-containing protein, with the protein product MNHNCINVRYSDTSGLYAWEFEKDAQKFSLKVKGQYIANSTIHQLDAALDGLGIAYIPEYVADGYIKSGKLIAVLTEWCPYFDGYHIYYPHRRQDSPAFMAFLQVLRDRYNNGIR
- a CDS encoding APH(3')-I family aminoglycoside O-phosphotransferase, translated to MSHIQRETSCSRPRLNSNLDADLYGYRWARDNVGQSGATIYRLYGKPDAPELFLKHGKGSVANDVTDEMVRLNWLTAFMPLPTIKHFIRTPDDAWLLTTAIPGKTAFQVLEEYPDSGENIVDALAAFLRRLHSIPVCNCPFNSDRAFRLAQAQSRMNNGLVDASDFDDERNGWPVEQVWKEMHKLLPFSPDSVVTHGDFSLDNLIFDEGKLIGCIDVGRVGIADRYQDLAILWNCLGEFSPSLQKRLFQKYGIDNPDMNKLQFHLMLDEFF